A genomic stretch from Oreochromis niloticus isolate F11D_XX linkage group LG11, O_niloticus_UMD_NMBU, whole genome shotgun sequence includes:
- the mboat1 gene encoding lysophospholipid acyltransferase 1, whose translation MGEPAQTPFKTTGSQWLMPVSEYLGFPLDQVNFLACQLFALTAAFCFRLYLSPAHVSPLVRHFVAALLGISFLVFCFGWYSSHILAVVVANYLIIIKADLNNVHRYSMVISMGYLTACQVSRVFIFNYGILSTDFSGPLMIVTQKLTTLAFQLHDGMCKKTEQLTQEQKLMAINVRPSFIEYLSYNLNFLSVLVGPCSNYKEYIDFIEGRHISTRLKQQHASSNRQNGYNKTQDPSPLNAVCHKLVVCAGCMLFFLTITRSLPIKYNVDPDFVSQASFLTRLTYAFFSIQAARPKFYFAWTLADAVNNAAGYGFLGMDEHGKPSWDLISNLNIIGIETATSFKTFIDNWNIQTGIWLKTVCYDQAPKHRLALTFILSALWHGVYPGYYFTFLTAIPITIAARAIRRSIRHYFLGSRVMKLGYDILTWAATQLAICYTVMPFLLLAVNYTIVYYRSMYFHVHIISILAAVALHRKHKPREPTTTKTSSVSSSAPCSAQCQHVHSNNNDKD comes from the exons ATGGGCGAGCCGGCACAGACTCCGTTTAAAACCACTGGATCCCAGTGGCTGATGCCTGTCAGTGAATACTTGGGCTTCCCTCTTGATCAG GTGAATTTTCTGGCATGCCAGCTGTTTGCCTTAACTGCTGCCTTCTGCTTTCGTCTCTACCTCAGCCCGGCCCATGTCAGTCCCCTGGTCAGGCACTTTGTTGCCGCTCTCCTCGGTATTAGTTTTCTCGTCTTCTGCTTTGGATG GTATTCATCTCACATCCTGGCTGTGGTTGTTGCAAACTACCTGATCATCATCAAAGCTGACCTCAACAATGTTCACAG GTATTCCATGGTGATATCTATGGGCTATCTGACCGCATGCCAAGTGAGCCGAGTCTTCATCTTTAACTATGGAATACTTTCCACTGACTTCTCTGG GCCTTTGATGATAGTAACACAGAAGCTCACCACGTTGGCTTTCCAGCTCCATGATG GTATGTGTAAGAAGACTGAACAGTTGACACAGGAGCAGAAGCTCATGGCTATAAA TGTGAGGCCTTCTTTCATTGAGTACCTGAGTTACAATCTGAACTTTCTGAGTGTCTTGGTGGGGCCATGCAGTAACTACAAAGAGTACATAGACTTCATAGAGGGCAGACACATCAGCACGAGGCTCAAGCAGCAGCATGCCTCAAGTAATCGGCAGAATGGCTACAATAAGACCCAGGACCCATCACCTCTG AACGCCGTTTGTCATAAGCTGGTAGTCTGCGCCGGCTGTATGCTGTTCTTCCTTACTATCACTCGGTCCTTGCCCATAAAGTACAACGTTGACCCCGACTTTGTGAGCCAAGCCTCCTTCCTCACCAGGCTCACTTATGCTTTCTTCTCCATACAAGCTGCAAGGCCCAAATTCTACTTCGCCTGGACATTAG CTGATGCAGTCAACAATGCTGCAGGTTATGGTTTCCTTGGGATGGATGAACATGGAAAGCCATCCTGGGACCTCATCAGCAACCTCAACATCATCGGGATTGAG ACAGCAACCAGCTTCAAGACCTTCATAGACAACTGGAATATTCAAACAGGAATTTGGCTTAAAAC GGTGTGTTATGACCAAGCACCAAAGCACCGTTTGGCGTTGACCTTTATCCTGTCTGCTTTGTGGCATGGTGTTTATCCGGGGTACTATTTTACCTTCCTCACCGCCATCCCCATCACCATAGCAGCAAGAGCT ATACGGAGGTCAATTCGTCATTACTTCCTGGGCTCCAGAGTCATGAAGCTGGGTTATGACATCTTAACTTGGGCAGCCACACAGCTGGCCATCTGTTACACTGTCATGCCTTTTCTCCTTCTTGCAGTTAACTACACTATAGTTTATTACAG GTCCATGTACTTCCACGTGCACATAATCAGCATTCTGGCTGCAGTCGCCCTGCATCGCAAACATAAACCCAGGGAACCCACCACCACCAAAacctcctctgtctcctcctctgctccGTGCTCAGCCCAGTGCCAGCATGTTCACTCCAACAACAATGACAAAGACTGA